The genomic DNA CTTCTCGTACCAGGCTCGGGTGCCTGCCTTTAGCCATATAAAGCTTTTAGAAGCCTGTACAACAAGTTTTCCTTTCCCTTCTGAAAAAACCCATCAGGCTGAgacacataaacttcttcctaaATATCACCATTTAGAAAAGCCGTTTTGACATCAAGATGGTGAACTTCCCAGCTATGTTTGGCAGCGAGAGCACGGAGTAACCTTATAGTTTTAAAACGTGTGACAGGTGTGAAGATTTCTTCATAGTCCACACCTTGTTTTTGGACGTACCCTTTGGCAACAATTCTTGCCTGATACTTCTGAATTTTCCCGTTTGCATCTCTCTTTATTTTATATATCCATTTCAAACCGATCTGCCCAGGTGGCAGTTCTGTAAGCTTCCAGGTTTCGTTATTCTCAACTATATCAATTTCCCTTTGCTTTGCATCCCTCCAGTTACGATCCTTCACAGCTTGTCCATAATTCATGGGTTCATCAACACCCATAAGCAGTAACTCATCATCTTCGAGTTCAACCACCTCAGTATTAGCATAGATGTCACTGAGACTTCTGTAGTTTCTAGGCTCACTACTTGTTTCAGAATCTGTAACTAAAATGGAAGAACTCGTTGTATGCATAGGCTCAGTATTCATCGAATTAGAGTTTGTGTCACTATCATTCTCTATATCATAAGGGACATTAGAGTCCTGTTCTGATGCATTCCCTCCTTCATCATAACACCGTGCTCCAAAAATAGTAAATATCTTCATTTGTTCTTTTGCAACATCCTCATTTTCATCACAGTTCCAGTACTTTCTTTCTTCGAAAATAACATCTCTACTGATATGAACTGATTTGTTGATGGGATCATATAGCCTATAAGCCTTTGTTCCAGGCTCCTTCCCAAGATGAATGACTGGCTTGCTTCAATCTTCAAGTTTTTTTATGGAACCACTTGGCAATCTCATGTATGTTAGGCAGCCAAAGAGACGTATATGACTAATAGTTGGTTTTTTCTCATACCTAGCTTCAAATGGAGTCATTCCAGAAACAACACGTGTGGGTAGATGATTTAATATGTAAATCGTATGTCGGACAGCTTCACCCCAAAAAGTACTTGGCAGGTGCATTTGTTTCAACATACTTCGAGCCATCTCGATCATGGTTCTATTTCTCCATtccacaacaccattttgttgtggcgAGTAAGGCGCTGTAAAATGCCTCTTAATGCCAACTTCGTTGTAGAAGTCTGTGAATTTTTTCGAGCAAAACTCGCCACCATGATCCGTCCTGAAAGTTCTAATTCATTTTTCTGCACCATCCTCGATTTGAGCTCTGAAGTTCTTAAATGTTTGAAGTGCTTCATCCTTGCTTTTCAAGAGATATGCCCACACGACCCTGCTATAATCATCAACCAAAAGGAATATATATTTGTTACCTGCTTTCGTGGGTGGTGACAAAGGACCACACAAATCTCCATGAACCAATTCTAGAGATTTCTTTGCAGCAAAAAGAGATTTAGATGGAAAGCTTTTCCTGATCTGCTTTGTCATAATGCAATTTATGCATACATCTTTCGGGTGAGGCAACTTTGGCAAACCATGCGCCATTTTATTTGAATCCATTAGCATCATCGCCCTAAAGTTGACATGACCCAGTCGGGAATGCCACAGCCAAGAATCTTCATCCGTCTTAGACAATAGACATCGTGGTTCACAGGTTTCAGGAATAATTTTATACAACCTATTCATAGACCTCTTGACTTTTATAAGAAGATTTTCGCAATTTTCACGTACCCACATATATTCACaactaattttgattttatttccTTCTTTTGACAACTAGCCAATGCTAATTATATTGCTACAGAGTGAGGGACTATAATATACCTCTTTCAAGACTCATTGTTCTCCCATTTTGCACTTGATTCCTATAGAGCCTCACCCTTTTATGTGGACCAATGATCTGTCTCCAAACTTCACTTGCCCTGTTATTCGTTCATCCAAATCCCTGAATTTTTTTTGTTCCCCAGTCATATGGTTGTTGGCCCCGTTATCCAAATACCATAGGTTTGATTCTATTCTTTTTCCTTCTCCATATTGAACTAGTTTAAGTGTCACCTTCTCTTTGTTCAATAACATCATATTCTCTCCTTTGCCTTCGCATTCTGTTAAAAGCAATGCTGGTTCATCTGGAATTTCAACAATGTTAGCCTCCTCCTTAGTTTCTTTATCACGTCGCGATTTCCTGCAATCTGCAGCAAAATGTCCGAGAATGTTGCAATTGAAACACCTTACGTGGCTCCTGTCACGTGTGCCTCGATTATATTCTCGTCCTCGAAACCTTTGTTCCGTTCTAACTCTATTTGATCGCCTGATCCACTCATCTCTAGTGAGCAATAACTTGATCTCCTCCTTCTCCTTCTTCAACCATTCCTCTTCAATGAGAAGCAACTGACTCCAAGTATTATCGCCCTGTCCTCAAAGCCTTTCCTCATGTGCTTTCAAGGAACCGACAGCCTCCTCTATTGTCATTGTATCCAGATCTCCAAACTATTCAATGGTGGACACAATCTGCAAGAACTTCGGGGGTACTGCTCTTAATATTTTCTTCACGACATAAGCTTCAGCTACTGCCTTCCAAGTGCACGAATGTTTGTCACCATGCCTGTGATCTTCAAACAGAAATCATCGAGAAAATCTAAGTCCTTCATGCTTAGTGACTCGAATTCAACCTTGAGCATTTTTATCTTTGCATTCTTCACATATTCCGCACCCTGACATATTACTTTAATTGCctcccaaacttcttttgtagtTTCTTTCTCAGCCGGTGAAAGGAGAATATCTTCGGGAATACTTTGATAAATAGCTGCCATAGCGATTTTATCCATCTTGTCATCGATTGGTGTCTTTGGATCTTTAGGTACCACTGCATCCCAGAATCCATGGGCCTGCATATATACCTTCATTTTCAGAGCCCATGCTGTATAATTACCTCTCATCAACATGGGGTAATTCAAACTAACCGCACTGTCTTTATTTTTCCCTGGTTTCATTGTCGACACTGCTTTTGGCATGTACTTGGGCATCAACTATTTGAACCAAGTGCTCCGATACCAGATTGTTGGTTATACTTGTTGTATTTGTTATGAAAACTGAGAGAAAACAAAAGATGTGCTATCAAATAGTGTAGTTTTTATTAGAACTGCAAAAGAGATATTTAAACTGAGTACACAGAAAAAGCAAGCTACAAACTAGGGAAAATAACTAAACTCCTAACAAGTCTCTACTACTGAACATTATTCTTGTAATCTCCTAAAAGCACGCAACTATCCTAAAAGCAAGCAACTACTTCACACCTGTAGACTGAGTCTAAACGCATGGAAACAAAATATagcaaaataaaataaatacaagttTAGATTAAAAGAACCAACAAAGATGAGAAAGAGAGAAATTATGATATGTTTCAGATAGTACATGTACAGAAGTAGAAATATAAAATGTGTTATTAGAAATACAAACTCTTAACTTGTCATCAAAGGCAAAAATTGCTGCTATTAAATAAACCTAGCAAGGTACAATTACTAAACCAAGTAAACTATCATCGGAGCACAATAACTGAATCACTTATAATTATCTATCATCGGTAGTAACTAACAATAAAAAAAACAGGTAAGAAAAACTAGATATCTAGATGGCTTGGTCACTGTTTGTGAAAACATGATACACATCATGATACATGTCAATTCCCATATGCTCTCCCACTTAAAAGTATATAAGCCACAATAGAATGCATTAAAACCAgtcgtatttagttaaataccACCGCTGGTGGTCGCATTTAGTTCAATATGACCGGTTTTGGACCGGTTGTATTTAGCagtttttcttgtagtggaggTTAAGTGTGGTTGTGAAATGGACAATAAATTCCTTACACGACACAAAGAAACATTTGGCGTAAACATCAACACGGGTAAAGGTAATAGCAGATACATAACATAAACATGTCAGTTCTCGTATGCTTTCCAAACATAAGCTGTAGTTACATAAATAGAAAATAATTAGAAAATTTGTAATGAGGGGCTTATGCTTACATTGGATGTAGGGTTGCAACGAAAGGATATACAGGAATAATGGAGATTCACCGACATAAAGAATTGACCCACCGTTAATACCGTTCCATCTGAGCTCAGATAGCAGCACCTCAACTTTCTTTGGAGATTATATAGAACAACTTTGCCAGAGATATTTACAACAAGAGCTACAATTTGGGCGCGCCATCTTACTACAAAAAACATGAAATCGTCGTAAGTTTTTATGACATGAAATTTTTGGTTTGCGCTACAGTTGTATGCAGGATTATGTGTGATAAGACAGATTAATGAATTGATTCAGGAGCCAAAAATGGCTAGAAACCTGGAAAAAAGCATATCGCTAAAGTGGATCTCAGTGCTTTTACTTATGATGAAATGCAAATTTGTGATGAAAATTTGAACATACTACTCGAACAAGAACAAAAGCAAGGGAAAATTTTCATCGTAATTGGTTCAATTTGACAATTTCAATAAAAAAAGACCATCATAGATGCCCCGATTTGTTGTAATGaacattaataaataataatcTCACTAGGTGATATATCAAGATAAAAATTACATTAAAAAACTATATAATATGTCTAGGTACACACACGGAAGTAATACATAAAATATAGAAAATCTAAAACCGGCTAGACACGGTGTCTTCTCAAATTTCAGCAAGTAGTTCTATTATGTAAATTAAAATGCAGATCATACAATATTCCTGTTACATTTCATTGCTTACATTCCTTAAAATTAAACATAGTAGAAACAACGTCGAGAGTGCTGATGTCAACTTATTCCCCCAAATTATTCCCTGTGAAATGCAAAAAAAACATTTTGTACTCAATAATATACATGAATTTGAAAACAAGAAACTCTGATTTGTAAAGGTAATAGCATATACATAACATAAACATGTCAGTTCCCATATGCTTTCCCAACATAAGCTATAGTAAATTCAATAGAAAATAATTAGAAAATTTGTATTGAGGGGCTTATGCTTACATTGGATGTAGGGTTGCAACGAAAGGATATGCAGGAATAAATGGAGGTTCACCAAGATAAAGAATTGCCCCACCGTTAATACTGTTCCATCTGAGCTCAGAAAGGAGCACCTCAACTTTCTTACTTTGGAGATTATACAGAACAACTTTGCCAGAGATATTTACAAGAAGAGCTGTGTCTTCTTCCCCTTCTCCTCTCAGAACGCTTAATATTGAATGGATGGAGTGATATTTCTGTAGATTTCTCCCATTCCCAAAATCATATGGTAATGAAGAAATGAGATGATTAATATGTACCCGGTGCTTTATAACCCACTTCATAGTAACCTCATCCAACTCATACACATTTAAATTTTTTTGTGCGCAATCTATGACACAAACAATGTACAAGTGCCCATTAGATTCAAAAATGCATGCCCTGTCTTGatttttgatttcaaaatatttaactttgatcttcatacttggaataaaaaaattataaaagaacACTTCAGTAACACATACATATGATGCTTATAAAGAAAATAATTACTTGGTAGAGAAGAAGGGAGTCGCCTGGGAGGAGTTAGAAAAGCTGAAGTGGTTTGTTTGGGAATGTACTTCATGACATGTATATATGTACTTTAATGAATTTATTAACCTCTAATGACTTTATGTTCAAACAAGCAGAACTTGTAGGTTCTGCTATATGATCCTAACTTAGATTTATACGAt from Apium graveolens cultivar Ventura chromosome 5, ASM990537v1, whole genome shotgun sequence includes the following:
- the LOC141661250 gene encoding uncharacterized protein LOC141661250 → MPKYMPKAVSTMKPGKNKDSAVSLNYPMLMRGNYTAWALKMKVYMQAHGFWDAVVPKDPKTPIDDKMDKIAMAAIYQSIPEDILLSPAEKETTKEVWEAIKVICQGAEYVKNAKIKMLKVEFESLSMKDLDFLDDFCLKITGMGDNTWSQLLLIEEEWLKKEKEEIKLLLTRDEWIRRSNRVRTEQRFRGREYNRGTRDRSHVRCFNCNILGHFAADCRKSRRDKETKEEANIVEIPDEPALLLTECEGKGENMMLLNKEKVTLKLVQYGEGKRIESNLWYLDNGANNHMTGEQKKFRDLDERITGQVKFGDRSLVHIKG